Proteins encoded in a region of the Streptomyces sp. NBC_00258 genome:
- a CDS encoding ABC transporter ATP-binding protein codes for MTTLTKTEGAKAPSGPESFLSVRDLRVRFSTEDGIVKAVDGLSFDVERGKTLGIVGESGSGKSVTNLTVLGLHNPKTSTVEGEIVLDGKELVTATEKEMEKLRGNKVAMIFQDPLTALSPYYTVGRQIAEPFMKHTGASKKEAKARAIEMLDKVGIPQPAMRFNDYPHQFSGGMRQRAMIAMALICDPDLLIADEPTTALDVTVQAQILDLLKDLQQEFGSAIIFITHDLGVISKMADDLLVMYSGRAVERGSVREVLRNPQHPYTWGLLSSMPRLGGDTAQALTPIPGSPPSLLNPPTGCPFHPRCGFTAEVGGTRCSDERPQLPDGRAAACHLDAAQKSTFFIEQIKPRLG; via the coding sequence GTGACCACACTGACCAAGACCGAAGGCGCGAAGGCCCCGAGCGGGCCGGAGTCCTTCCTCTCGGTCCGCGACCTGCGGGTGCGGTTCTCCACCGAGGACGGCATTGTGAAGGCGGTCGACGGGCTCTCCTTCGACGTCGAACGAGGCAAGACGCTCGGCATCGTGGGTGAGTCGGGCTCCGGCAAGTCCGTCACCAACCTGACCGTCCTCGGCCTGCACAACCCCAAGACCTCCACCGTCGAGGGCGAGATCGTCCTCGACGGCAAGGAACTGGTCACGGCGACCGAGAAGGAGATGGAGAAGCTCCGCGGCAACAAGGTCGCGATGATCTTCCAGGACCCGCTGACCGCGCTCTCGCCGTACTACACGGTGGGCCGGCAGATCGCGGAACCGTTCATGAAGCACACCGGCGCCTCCAAGAAGGAGGCGAAGGCGCGGGCCATCGAGATGCTCGACAAGGTCGGCATCCCGCAGCCCGCCATGCGCTTCAACGACTATCCGCACCAGTTCTCCGGCGGTATGCGCCAGCGCGCGATGATCGCCATGGCGCTGATCTGCGACCCCGACCTGCTGATCGCGGACGAGCCGACCACGGCCCTGGACGTGACCGTCCAGGCGCAGATCCTCGACCTTCTCAAGGACCTCCAGCAGGAGTTCGGCTCGGCGATCATCTTCATCACGCACGACCTCGGCGTCATCTCCAAGATGGCCGACGACCTGCTGGTGATGTACTCGGGCCGGGCCGTGGAACGCGGCAGCGTCCGCGAGGTGCTGCGCAACCCCCAGCACCCCTACACCTGGGGCCTGCTGAGTTCGATGCCGCGCCTCGGCGGTGACACGGCACAGGCGCTCACCCCGATCCCCGGGTCCCCGCCCAGCCTGCTGAACCCGCCGACGGGCTGCCCCTTCCACCCGCGCTGCGGCTTCACCGCCGAGGTCGGCGGAACCCGCTGCTCGGACGAGCGGCCGCAGCTGCCCGATGGCCGGGCCGCCGCCTGTCATCTCGACGCGGCGCAGAAGTCGACCTTTTTCATCGAACAGATCAAACCCCGGCTGGGCTAG
- a CDS encoding ABC transporter permease, protein MLQFLIRRLSGAVVIMFLIGAFTFFLFYTIPQDFAQLSCGKNCSPENIAVIRENLGLDKPITTQFWEFMMGIVSGRDFPQGHCSAPCLGVSFDSGDFVWDSIMDRFPLTLSLTLGGLVIFLLFGLGTGLLAAWKRGTAVDKVVSGSSMVLSSFQIYFLGPIVLSLLVYNTGWLENPKYVSFTDDPGGWFMGMLIPWAVMATIFTAQYTRMARSTMIEQLQEEHVRTARAKGMRQRYVFFRYAWRGSLIPIVTIIGMDLSALLSGAVVTEFTFDLAGIGRLAVEGSLTKDLPLTMGVMLFGAFFILILNIIVDLAYAYIDPRVRLA, encoded by the coding sequence ATGCTTCAGTTCCTCATCCGCAGGCTGAGCGGCGCCGTCGTGATCATGTTCCTGATCGGCGCCTTCACGTTCTTCCTGTTCTACACAATCCCCCAGGACTTCGCGCAGCTGTCCTGCGGCAAGAACTGTTCCCCCGAGAACATCGCGGTCATCCGTGAGAACCTCGGCCTCGACAAGCCCATCACCACCCAGTTCTGGGAATTCATGATGGGCATCGTGTCCGGCCGGGACTTCCCGCAGGGACACTGCTCCGCCCCGTGCCTGGGTGTCTCCTTCGACAGCGGCGACTTCGTCTGGGACTCCATCATGGACCGCTTCCCGCTGACGCTCTCGCTGACCCTCGGCGGCCTGGTGATCTTCCTGCTGTTCGGTCTCGGCACGGGTCTGCTCGCCGCCTGGAAGCGCGGTACCGCCGTCGACAAGGTGGTCAGCGGTTCCTCGATGGTGCTCAGCTCGTTCCAGATCTACTTCCTGGGTCCCATCGTCCTCAGCCTCCTCGTCTACAACACCGGCTGGCTGGAGAACCCCAAGTACGTGTCGTTCACGGACGACCCGGGCGGCTGGTTCATGGGCATGCTGATCCCCTGGGCCGTGATGGCCACGATCTTCACCGCCCAGTACACGCGTATGGCGCGCTCGACCATGATCGAGCAGCTGCAGGAGGAGCACGTCCGCACCGCCCGCGCCAAGGGCATGCGACAGCGGTACGTCTTCTTCCGCTACGCCTGGCGTGGTTCACTCATCCCCATCGTCACGATCATCGGCATGGACCTCAGCGCGCTGCTCTCGGGCGCGGTGGTCACGGAGTTCACCTTCGACCTGGCCGGTATCGGGCGTCTCGCGGTCGAGGGCTCGCTGACCAAGGACCTTCCGCTGACGATGGGCGTCATGCTGTTCGGGGCCTTCTTCATCCTGATCCTGAACATCATCGTGGACCTCGCCTACGCCTACATCGACCCGCGCGTGCGCCTCGCCTAG
- a CDS encoding ABC transporter substrate-binding protein, whose product MKPIRTRTVRAIAVAITAGSLALTGCSSDSGKDNSKDNSKSKEDAASQSTPVAYGDAQASNGPAEAVAGAKTGGTINVYQQSDLTHMDPGQIYVSDAGQFANLVHRGLTNFQEDDKGNLTVVGDVATDSGKSSEGGKTWTYTLKDGIKDEDGNAITSADVRHTIERQYAKFIFDGPTYVQNWLSGAEYRKALPDGPYKGKHLPDSVLETPDAKTVVFHFKTAQPDLPQALAMAGYAIVPEKQDTKEKYDKAPAALGPYKVAEYKAGKSVTLVKNTQWDPKTDSVRHQYVDGYNFSNTIDQASQTKRLLADQGEAKNAIQFTDSVDPAQLSTVIGNAAAKKRTIQGYQPYVWQLSYNLDSAKMKDKKVRDAITYAIPNQSMVQADGGRYGGEVAGGLMAPTLPGFDPTYDPFGKLKKPNGDPAKAKALLKEAGVKQGTKLSYAYSNTPRGQAQMLIIKDALNKLGFDVQAKEIDRATFYEQVGKLKNPYDLYMTGWGQDWPSPGTVITPVYDGTQVADGSPNYSHINDKQVNALIQKAVTQEPEEAAKTWEQAHHRIVEEINPGAPVYYSKQIQLYGSNIGGARYSTESSYIDINDLYLKKP is encoded by the coding sequence ATGAAGCCCATCAGAACGCGCACCGTGCGCGCTATAGCCGTCGCCATCACAGCGGGGTCGCTGGCGCTGACCGGCTGCTCCAGTGACAGCGGCAAGGACAACTCCAAGGACAACTCCAAGTCCAAGGAAGATGCCGCCTCGCAGTCGACGCCTGTCGCCTACGGTGATGCCCAGGCGTCGAACGGCCCGGCCGAAGCGGTGGCGGGGGCCAAGACCGGCGGCACCATCAACGTCTACCAGCAGTCCGACCTGACCCACATGGACCCGGGCCAGATCTACGTCAGCGACGCCGGCCAGTTCGCCAACCTGGTCCACCGCGGTCTGACGAACTTCCAGGAGGACGACAAGGGCAACCTGACGGTCGTCGGTGACGTCGCCACCGACTCCGGCAAGTCGTCCGAAGGCGGCAAGACCTGGACGTACACCCTCAAGGACGGCATCAAGGACGAGGACGGCAACGCCATCACGTCCGCCGACGTCCGCCACACCATCGAGCGGCAGTACGCCAAGTTCATCTTCGACGGCCCGACCTACGTCCAGAACTGGCTCTCGGGCGCCGAGTACCGCAAGGCGCTGCCGGACGGCCCGTACAAGGGCAAGCACCTGCCGGACTCCGTCCTGGAGACCCCGGACGCCAAGACCGTCGTCTTCCACTTCAAGACGGCCCAGCCGGACCTCCCGCAGGCCCTGGCCATGGCCGGCTACGCCATCGTGCCCGAGAAGCAGGACACGAAGGAGAAGTACGACAAGGCCCCGGCCGCCCTCGGCCCGTACAAGGTCGCCGAGTACAAGGCCGGCAAGTCGGTGACGCTGGTCAAGAACACCCAGTGGGACCCGAAGACGGACTCGGTGCGCCACCAGTACGTCGACGGCTACAACTTCAGCAACACCATCGACCAGGCCAGCCAGACCAAGCGTCTGCTCGCCGACCAGGGCGAGGCCAAGAACGCCATCCAGTTCACGGACTCGGTGGACCCGGCCCAGCTGTCGACGGTCATCGGCAACGCGGCCGCGAAGAAGCGCACCATCCAGGGCTACCAGCCCTACGTGTGGCAGCTCTCCTACAACCTCGACAGCGCCAAGATGAAGGACAAGAAGGTCCGCGACGCGATCACCTACGCGATCCCGAACCAGTCCATGGTCCAGGCGGACGGCGGCCGTTACGGCGGCGAGGTGGCCGGCGGTCTGATGGCGCCGACCCTCCCGGGCTTCGACCCGACGTACGACCCGTTCGGCAAGCTGAAGAAGCCCAACGGTGACCCGGCGAAGGCCAAGGCGCTGCTGAAGGAGGCGGGGGTCAAGCAGGGCACCAAGCTCAGCTACGCCTACTCCAACACCCCGCGTGGCCAGGCCCAGATGCTCATCATCAAGGACGCGCTGAACAAGCTCGGCTTCGACGTCCAGGCCAAGGAGATCGACCGCGCGACCTTCTACGAGCAGGTCGGCAAGCTGAAGAACCCGTACGACCTGTACATGACCGGCTGGGGCCAGGACTGGCCGTCGCCGGGCACGGTCATCACGCCGGTCTACGACGGCACGCAGGTCGCCGACGGTTCGCCGAACTACTCGCACATCAACGACAAGCAGGTCAACGCCCTCATCCAGAAGGCCGTGACGCAGGAGCCCGAGGAAGCCGCCAAGACCTGGGAGCAGGCTCACCACCGCATCGTGGAGGAGATCAACCCCGGTGCCCCGGTGTACTACTCGAAGCAGATCCAGCTCTACGGTTCGAACATCGGCGGTGCCCGGTACAGCACGGAGTCGAGCTACATCGACATCAACGACCTGTACCTGAAGAAGCCGTAA
- a CDS encoding ABC transporter permease yields MTSPTKAEGSGPSAALDPELASKTEPVEAEKLEGRSPGQLMWHRFKRDRTGVISACVVIFFFAIAALAPVISSLYGKDPYTLYAQEPDYPFLLDDFAMPTGSFGGMSGDFWFGVEPKLGRDVFTMLLYGMRTSLYMAVLVTVFSVLTGVVIGMISGYFGGKVDYWLGRVTDFFLAFPQQLFFIAFMPVVTALFVSPTDETPVYLRAVAIILVMWFLGWMGMARLVRSSVLSLREREFVEAAKVSGASPTRIVRKEILPNIVTPILVQGTYMLPSSILSIAFLSYVGVGFVEPTPDWGRMFAIGSEIYEQDPMFMFFPGVAMVVFVLAFNLLGDSVRDAFDPKTGR; encoded by the coding sequence ATGACCAGTCCAACCAAGGCCGAGGGCTCCGGGCCGTCGGCGGCCTTGGACCCCGAGCTCGCGTCGAAAACCGAGCCGGTCGAGGCGGAGAAGCTCGAGGGCCGTTCCCCCGGGCAGTTGATGTGGCATCGCTTCAAGCGAGACCGTACCGGAGTCATCTCCGCGTGCGTGGTGATTTTTTTCTTCGCGATCGCCGCACTGGCCCCGGTCATCTCGAGCCTGTACGGGAAGGATCCGTACACGCTCTACGCGCAGGAGCCCGACTACCCCTTCCTGCTCGACGACTTCGCCATGCCCACCGGCTCCTTCGGGGGAATGTCCGGTGACTTCTGGTTCGGCGTCGAGCCCAAGCTCGGGCGCGACGTGTTCACGATGCTGCTGTACGGCATGCGGACATCGCTCTACATGGCCGTCCTGGTCACGGTGTTCAGCGTCCTGACGGGCGTCGTCATCGGCATGATCAGCGGGTACTTCGGCGGCAAGGTCGACTACTGGCTGGGCCGGGTCACCGACTTCTTCCTGGCGTTCCCGCAGCAGCTGTTCTTCATCGCCTTCATGCCCGTCGTCACGGCGCTGTTCGTCTCCCCGACGGACGAGACCCCGGTCTATCTGCGCGCCGTCGCGATCATCCTCGTGATGTGGTTCCTCGGCTGGATGGGCATGGCCCGTCTGGTACGCAGCTCCGTACTCTCCCTGCGGGAGCGGGAGTTCGTCGAGGCGGCCAAGGTCTCGGGAGCCTCTCCGACGCGCATCGTGCGCAAGGAGATCCTGCCGAACATCGTCACGCCGATCCTCGTGCAGGGCACCTACATGCTGCCCAGCTCGATCCTCTCCATCGCCTTCCTCTCGTACGTCGGTGTGGGCTTCGTCGAGCCGACGCCGGACTGGGGCCGGATGTTCGCCATCGGCTCCGAGATCTACGAGCAGGACCCGATGTTCATGTTCTTCCCGGGCGTGGCGATGGTGGTCTTCGTGCTCGCCTTCAATCTTCTCGGCGACTCCGTCCGGGACGCTTTCGACCCCAAGACCGGACGCTAA
- the typA gene encoding translational GTPase TypA produces MATRHDIRNVAIVAHVDHGKTTLVDAMLKQAGAFAAHAAESLDDRMMDSNDLEREKGITILAKNTAVKYHPKDGGDVITINIIDTPGHADFGGEVERGLSMVDAVVLLVDASEGPLPQTRFVLRKALQQRLPVILCINKTDRPDSRIDEVVNETYDLFLDLEADEEQIEFPIVYACARDGVASLTKPEDGTVPADSNSLEPFFSTILSHVPAPSYDEEAPLQAHVTNLDADNFLGRIALLRVEQGELRKGQTVTWIKRDGTMSNVRITELLMTEALTRKPAEMAGPGDICAVAGIPDIMIGETLADPENPIALPLITVDEPAISMTIGTNTSPLVGRGGTGKGASAKAAVKDRKVTARQVKDRLDRELIGNVSLRVLDTERPDAWEVQGRGELALAILVEQMRREGFELTIGKPQVVTQVIDGKVHEPVERMTIDVPEEHMGAVTQLMGVRKGRMDNMSNHGSGWVRLEFVVPSRGLIGFRTEFLTGTRGTGIAHSIHEGHEPWFGVLTTRNNGSLVADRAGAVTAFAMTNLQERGVLFTDPGTEVYEGMIVGENSRSDDMDVNITKEKKLTNMRSAAADSFEAIVPPRKLSLEQSLEFCRDDECVEVTPESVRIRKVNLDARERARSASRAKHG; encoded by the coding sequence ATGGCCACGCGCCACGACATCCGCAACGTCGCCATCGTCGCCCACGTCGACCATGGCAAGACCACCCTGGTCGACGCCATGCTCAAGCAGGCCGGTGCCTTCGCCGCGCACGCCGCCGAGTCGCTCGACGACCGCATGATGGACAGCAACGACCTGGAGCGTGAGAAGGGCATCACGATCCTGGCCAAGAACACGGCCGTGAAGTACCACCCCAAGGATGGCGGCGACGTCATCACGATCAACATCATCGACACCCCGGGCCACGCCGACTTCGGCGGCGAGGTCGAGCGCGGTCTGTCGATGGTCGACGCGGTCGTGCTGCTCGTCGACGCGTCCGAGGGCCCGCTGCCCCAGACCCGCTTCGTGCTGCGCAAGGCGCTCCAGCAGCGTCTGCCGGTCATCCTGTGCATCAACAAGACGGACCGCCCGGACTCCCGGATCGACGAGGTCGTCAACGAGACCTACGACCTCTTCCTGGACCTTGAGGCGGACGAGGAGCAGATCGAGTTCCCCATCGTCTACGCGTGTGCACGCGACGGTGTGGCCTCGCTGACCAAGCCGGAGGACGGCACCGTCCCGGCCGACAGCAACAGCCTGGAGCCGTTCTTCTCGACGATCCTGTCGCACGTCCCGGCCCCGTCGTACGACGAGGAGGCCCCCCTCCAGGCGCACGTCACCAACCTGGACGCGGACAACTTCCTCGGCCGTATCGCGCTGCTCCGTGTCGAGCAGGGCGAGCTGCGCAAGGGCCAGACCGTCACGTGGATCAAGCGCGACGGCACGATGTCCAACGTCCGCATCACCGAGCTGCTGATGACCGAGGCGCTCACCCGCAAGCCGGCCGAGATGGCGGGCCCCGGTGACATCTGTGCCGTGGCCGGTATCCCGGACATCATGATCGGTGAGACCCTCGCCGACCCCGAGAACCCGATCGCGCTGCCGCTGATCACGGTGGACGAGCCGGCGATCTCGATGACCATCGGTACGAACACCTCGCCGCTGGTCGGCCGTGGCGGCACCGGCAAGGGCGCCTCCGCGAAGGCCGCCGTCAAGGACCGCAAGGTCACCGCCCGCCAGGTCAAGGACCGCCTGGACCGCGAGCTGATCGGTAACGTCTCGCTGCGGGTCCTGGACACCGAGCGCCCCGACGCCTGGGAGGTGCAGGGCCGTGGTGAGCTGGCGCTCGCCATCCTGGTCGAGCAGATGCGCCGCGAGGGCTTCGAGCTGACCATCGGCAAGCCGCAGGTGGTCACCCAGGTCATCGACGGCAAGGTGCACGAGCCGGTCGAGCGCATGACGATCGACGTGCCCGAGGAGCACATGGGCGCGGTCACGCAGCTCATGGGCGTCCGCAAGGGCCGGATGGACAACATGTCCAACCACGGTTCGGGGTGGGTGCGGCTGGAGTTCGTGGTGCCGTCCCGCGGTCTCATCGGGTTCCGGACCGAGTTCCTCACCGGCACCCGCGGCACCGGCATCGCGCACTCGATCCACGAGGGCCACGAGCCCTGGTTCGGCGTGCTGACGACCCGTAACAACGGCTCCCTGGTAGCCGACCGCGCCGGCGCCGTCACCGCCTTCGCGATGACGAACCTCCAGGAGCGCGGCGTGCTGTTCACCGACCCCGGCACCGAGGTGTACGAGGGCATGATCGTCGGCGAGAACTCGCGCTCCGACGACATGGACGTGAACATCACCAAGGAGAAGAAGCTCACCAACATGCGCTCGGCCGCCGCCGACTCGTTCGAGGCGATCGTCCCGCCGCGCAAGCTCTCCCTGGAGCAGTCCCTGGAGTTCTGCCGCGACGACGAGTGCGTCGAGGTCACCCCGGAGTCGGTTCGCATCCGGAAGGTGAACCTGGACGCCCGCGAGCGCGCCCGTTCCGCGAGCCGCGCCAAGCACGGCTGA
- a CDS encoding ABC transporter substrate-binding protein, with amino-acid sequence MSHDGVGPRAVMRSVAFLTAGVLAVPALAGCSENDPAGKPTAGQEIAPAERGLIADGGTLRWAVDALPETLNAFQADADAATSKVAGAVLPSMYRLDANGRPQRNPDYLESAKVVDREPRQVVLYKLNQQAVWSDGREIGAADFAAQWRALSGKDTAYWTARNAGYDRIEKIERGADDLEVRVTFSKPYADWQSLFSPLYPKDVTGTPDAFNDGARRKLKVTAGPFALDAVDKDAGEVRLKRNQRWWGRPAKLSELVLRAVPRDKRTAALAEGKVDRAEIDSSEAHRITLAARDKGKGNGAPLAHGPGAALTPGKSLRSWAIAHGSDEEAADEEILARKKRGKAVAKYADEQSSLRGFEVRKSLEPAFTQLALNGEEGPLADERVRRAVARALDRDELARVVLRPLGLPAEPVGSHLALSGQHAYADNSGALGGQDTKEAQALLADAGWVSGGPVKEEQKEKKAAGAGASKESADSEASGTPTDSDAAEGPDTDEGSGSSEDAGSSGSSSTSDSSESSGSSGSSTSSGSSDGSGSSESSDSSGDDGTYIVGEDGKPGDDKPGENRAPALLVPAPLAELQRVALLDQAYVLGVRGQDEKAKKEQKQKAGKKQRIGKKQQAETEKKQKKDGPGTSGKVEKNLAREGKSQFQHGGAPGAYAPKGTAAPGGAAAGPLAKNGKPLSLRFVLPSGPGSQSLRAVGERISRMLERIGIRTEISKVADESYFKDHIASGQYDLALYSWPASAFPATDARPIYSKPVPAADGSLNVEQNYTRVGTDQVDQLFDQAIAELDPGESRSLVRKADARIWAAAGSIPLYQRPQLTAARTNLANAGAFGFQTPVYEDMGFLKKGTKPQTSSAP; translated from the coding sequence ATGTCCCACGACGGCGTCGGACCCCGCGCGGTGATGCGCTCGGTCGCGTTCCTCACGGCGGGCGTGCTCGCGGTGCCCGCCCTGGCCGGATGCAGCGAGAACGACCCGGCGGGCAAGCCCACCGCGGGTCAGGAGATCGCCCCCGCGGAGCGCGGTCTGATCGCGGACGGCGGCACCCTGCGCTGGGCCGTGGACGCCCTCCCGGAGACCCTCAACGCCTTCCAGGCCGACGCGGACGCCGCCACCTCCAAGGTCGCGGGCGCCGTGCTGCCCTCCATGTACCGGCTCGACGCGAACGGCCGGCCGCAGCGCAACCCCGACTACCTGGAGTCCGCGAAGGTCGTCGACCGCGAGCCCAGACAGGTCGTGCTCTACAAGCTCAACCAGCAGGCCGTCTGGAGCGACGGCCGGGAGATCGGCGCCGCCGACTTCGCCGCCCAGTGGCGCGCCCTGTCCGGCAAGGACACCGCGTACTGGACCGCACGCAACGCCGGCTACGACCGCATCGAGAAGATCGAACGCGGCGCCGACGACCTGGAGGTGCGGGTCACCTTCAGCAAGCCGTACGCCGACTGGCAGTCGCTCTTCTCGCCGCTGTACCCGAAGGACGTCACGGGCACCCCGGACGCCTTCAACGACGGTGCCCGCCGCAAGCTGAAGGTCACCGCCGGGCCCTTCGCCCTCGACGCCGTCGACAAGGACGCCGGCGAGGTCAGGCTGAAGCGCAATCAGCGCTGGTGGGGACGCCCGGCCAAGCTCTCCGAGCTGGTCCTGCGAGCCGTACCGCGGGACAAGCGCACCGCCGCGCTCGCCGAAGGCAAGGTCGACCGGGCCGAGATCGACTCCTCCGAGGCCCACCGCATCACGCTCGCCGCCCGCGACAAGGGCAAGGGCAACGGGGCACCGCTCGCCCACGGCCCCGGCGCCGCCCTCACCCCCGGCAAGTCGCTGCGCTCCTGGGCGATCGCACACGGCTCCGACGAGGAGGCGGCCGACGAGGAGATCCTGGCCCGCAAGAAGCGGGGCAAGGCCGTCGCGAAGTACGCGGACGAGCAGTCGTCCCTGCGCGGCTTCGAGGTCCGCAAGTCCCTCGAACCCGCCTTCACCCAGCTCGCGTTGAACGGCGAGGAGGGGCCGCTCGCCGACGAGCGGGTCCGCCGGGCCGTGGCCCGCGCCCTGGACCGGGACGAGCTCGCCCGGGTCGTCCTGCGGCCGCTCGGCCTGCCCGCCGAACCGGTCGGCAGCCATCTCGCGCTCTCCGGACAGCACGCGTACGCCGACAACAGCGGAGCGCTCGGCGGCCAGGACACCAAGGAGGCGCAGGCCCTGCTGGCCGACGCCGGATGGGTGTCCGGCGGTCCCGTCAAGGAGGAGCAGAAGGAGAAGAAGGCGGCCGGCGCCGGGGCCTCGAAGGAGTCGGCCGACTCCGAGGCGTCGGGAACCCCCACGGACTCGGATGCCGCCGAAGGCCCGGACACTGACGAAGGCTCGGGCAGCTCCGAGGATGCGGGCAGCTCGGGCAGCTCCAGTACTTCTGACAGCTCCGAAAGCTCTGGCAGCTCCGGCAGCTCCACGAGTTCCGGCAGCTCCGACGGTTCCGGCAGCTCGGAGAGTTCCGACAGCTCCGGGGACGACGGTACGTACATCGTCGGTGAGGACGGGAAGCCGGGCGACGACAAGCCCGGCGAGAACCGCGCCCCGGCCCTGCTCGTGCCCGCGCCCCTGGCCGAACTGCAGCGGGTCGCGCTCCTCGACCAGGCCTACGTCCTGGGCGTACGCGGCCAGGACGAGAAGGCGAAGAAGGAGCAGAAGCAGAAGGCGGGGAAGAAGCAGCGGATCGGCAAGAAGCAGCAGGCCGAGACGGAGAAGAAGCAGAAGAAGGACGGGCCGGGCACGTCCGGCAAGGTGGAGAAGAATCTCGCCCGCGAAGGCAAGTCGCAGTTCCAGCACGGCGGTGCCCCCGGGGCGTACGCGCCCAAGGGCACGGCCGCCCCGGGAGGTGCCGCGGCCGGACCGCTGGCCAAGAACGGCAAACCGCTGTCGCTGCGCTTCGTGCTCCCGTCCGGCCCCGGCTCCCAGTCGCTGCGGGCGGTCGGCGAACGGATCTCGCGGATGCTGGAACGTATCGGCATCCGTACGGAGATCTCCAAGGTCGCCGACGAGAGCTACTTCAAGGACCACATCGCCTCGGGGCAGTACGACCTGGCGCTGTACTCCTGGCCCGCGTCCGCGTTCCCCGCGACCGACGCCCGCCCGATCTACTCCAAGCCGGTCCCGGCCGCCGACGGCTCCCTGAACGTCGAGCAGAACTACACCCGGGTCGGCACCGACCAGGTCGACCAGCTCTTCGACCAGGCCATCGCCGAACTCGACCCGGGCGAGTCCCGCTCCCTGGTCCGCAAGGCGGACGCCCGCATCTGGGCCGCCGCCGGTTCGATCCCCCTCTACCAGCGCCCCCAGCTCACAGCGGCCCGGACCAACCTCGCCAACGCGGGCGCCTTCGGCTTCCAAACTCCTGTCTACGAGGACATGGGCTTCCTGAAGAAGGGCACAAAACCGCAGACCAGCAGCGCCCCGTAA